The genomic segment TTTATTGGAATTGCTTGTGTTGTAGCTTATTTTTCTTCAGGTTCTGTTGGAATTTACTCTTCGCAAATTGTGAAAGGACCTAAATACCATTTGTACCAAAAAATCAATCGCTAGGATTTGAAGTTCATCAATTGGGTTGTCAGACTAAATTTCCACAAGTTTGGAATTTAAATTTTTACCGCAAATTCGCAAATTTAAAAACATTTGTAATCTGAAAAATTTGCGAATTTGCGGTGGTACAATTTTTAGAAGCTAGAAGTGAAAAGCACTAAAGTCCAAATTTTAAACTATAAAACTACTTTCGATTAGACTTCTAGAATTGTGAATAATAGGTTAATTATTTAAATGATTTTCCGTTTAAATTAAAAAAATGTAATTTCGCATTCTATGAAAAAAGAAGACATTCAAGCCATTCAGGAACTATTATCTAGTCCGAAAAAAATTGCGATAATTCCACACCGTGGTCCTGATGGTGATGCTATGGGATCTACTTTAGGTTTATACCATTTTTTACTTAAAAACAACCACCAACCTACTGTAATTTCACCTAATGAAATGCCTTACTTTTTAGAGTGGCTTCCGGGAGCTAATTCGGTTAAAGTATTCGAAAAAGACAAAGCGGTTTGCACCCAAATTTTGCAAGAAGCTGAAATCATTTTTACCCTTGACTTTAATGCTTTGCATCGTACTGGAGAAATGGAAAATGTGTTGAACCAACTTTCAGCTCCGTATATCATGATTGACCACCATCAATTTCCACATGATTATGCTACTTACACTTATTCTGACACCAATTTTGGTTCAACCTGTGAAATGGTGTACAACTTCATTTCGTTTTTAGGTAAAAAAGCTGATATTGATCAAACCATAGGAACTTGTATTTATACTGGAATTTTAACCGATTCAGGTTCGTTCCGTTTTCCGAAAACAACAGGGACTACTCATAGAATCATTGCAGAATTGATAGAGTTAGGAGTTAAAAATACTGAAATTCCCAATTTACTTTTTGACAACAGTTCTTTTGGGCGTTTGCAAATTTTAGGTCGTGCATTACAAAATATGAAAGTATTTACTGAGCATAAAACAGCATATACCTATTTGACGCAAGATGAATTGGATTCCTTTGACCATATAAAAGGAGATACAGAAGGAATTGTTAATTACGGGTTAAGTATCAAAGGAATTATTTTTTCTGCTATTTTTATTGAAAATAAAGACGAAAAAATTATTAAAATATCGTTTCGTTCTCAAGGAGATTTTGATGTCAATCAATTTTCTAGAGATCATTTCAATGGAGGAGGACATATCAATGCAGCTGGAGGAAAATCAGAAAATTCGATGGAAGACACTATTCGAAAATTTGAAGAATTAGTCAAAAACTTAGCCGTCTAAATCATGAGAAAATTTATCTATACATCAGCAATAACTATTCTTTTTGTGCTTTCTAGTTGCCAAAAGAGCCAAGTAGCAAGAAAACCTATTTCGCAAAGCTCCGGTTCATTTATGAAAGAATCTGTGGATCGAAATAAAAAATTAATTGCAGGAGAAGAAGCTGAAATTGCTAGAGTAATTCGTCAAAACAAAAAAGTGAAATTTATTGCCTCGCCTAAAGGCTATTGGTATGCTTACGCAACAGTAAATACAAAAGATAGCTTAACTCCTAAAAAAGGCGATGTGGCTTTATTTGACTATGAAGTTAAAGATTTAAAAGGGCGAATTATTTATTCCAAAAACGAATTGGGGCCTCAAACTTATTTTGTTGATAAACAAAACATCATGGCTGGGCTTCGAGAGGGAATTAAATTAATGCACCGTAAGGAAAAGATAAACTTTCTATTTACGTCGCATATCGCATACGGATATCATGGAGATAATAACAAAATTGGAACTAACAAACCTCTATTATGTATTGTTACCCTCCGTGATTTTATGTCGGAAGTTGATTATGATAAAAAAATGAAAGCCACTACTAATCCAGTTTCGAAAATTCAAAATGATTCTGTAACTAACTAATATTTGAAATGAAAAAAAGAGTTCTATTAGCTTTAGCTTTAATTGTCTCGTTATATTCTTGTAAAGAGGATAACAATAATTTACCAGATGGCTTATTTGCCAAAATTGAAACTAATAAAGGAGAAATCATTGTTCAATTAGATTATGAAAAAGCGCCCATTACAGTTGCTAACTTTGTAACACTAGCGGAAGGTAAAAATGAATTTGTTACCAATGAAAACATCAAAAACCGACCTTTTTATGATGGATTGAAATTTCACAGAGTGATTGAAAACTTTATGATTCAGGGAGGAGATCCAATAGGAACAGGTTCTGGTGATGCAGGTTATAAATTCAAAGATGAAATCACAGACGCTCGATTTGATAAAGCAGGTGTTTTAGCCATGGCGAATAACGGTCCAGCTACTAATAGCAGTCAGTTTTTTATAACGCATCTTGAAACACCTTGGCTAGATGGAAAGCATACTATTTTTGGTCATGTAG from the Flavobacterium ammonificans genome contains:
- a CDS encoding DHH family phosphoesterase; the encoded protein is MKKEDIQAIQELLSSPKKIAIIPHRGPDGDAMGSTLGLYHFLLKNNHQPTVISPNEMPYFLEWLPGANSVKVFEKDKAVCTQILQEAEIIFTLDFNALHRTGEMENVLNQLSAPYIMIDHHQFPHDYATYTYSDTNFGSTCEMVYNFISFLGKKADIDQTIGTCIYTGILTDSGSFRFPKTTGTTHRIIAELIELGVKNTEIPNLLFDNSSFGRLQILGRALQNMKVFTEHKTAYTYLTQDELDSFDHIKGDTEGIVNYGLSIKGIIFSAIFIENKDEKIIKISFRSQGDFDVNQFSRDHFNGGGHINAAGGKSENSMEDTIRKFEELVKNLAV
- the gldI gene encoding gliding motility-associated peptidyl-prolyl isomerase GldI, encoding MRKFIYTSAITILFVLSSCQKSQVARKPISQSSGSFMKESVDRNKKLIAGEEAEIARVIRQNKKVKFIASPKGYWYAYATVNTKDSLTPKKGDVALFDYEVKDLKGRIIYSKNELGPQTYFVDKQNIMAGLREGIKLMHRKEKINFLFTSHIAYGYHGDNNKIGTNKPLLCIVTLRDFMSEVDYDKKMKATTNPVSKIQNDSVTN